A single genomic interval of Osmerus eperlanus chromosome 14, fOsmEpe2.1, whole genome shotgun sequence harbors:
- the gng10 gene encoding guanine nucleotide-binding protein G(I)/G(S)/G(O) subunit gamma-10 — protein MTSNSNLSNMRRLVEQLKLEASVERIKVSQASAELQQYCLQNAAKDALLVGVPTGSNPFREPRSCSLF, from the exons ATGACTTCTAACTCCAATCTTTCCAACATGCGTCGCCTTGTGGAACAGCTCAAACTAGAGGCCAGCGTGGAACGGATCaag GTGTCCCAAGCgtctgcagagctgcagcagtACTGTCTGCAGAACGCAGCGAAGGATGCCCTGCTGGTGGGTGTTCCCACAGGCAGCAACCCCTTCAGGGAGCCCCGCTCCTGCTCCCTGTTCTGA